A segment of the Actinomycetota bacterium genome:
GCGCTCGCGTGCCTGGCGCCGGACATCGTGTTCCACTCGCCGGTGACGTTCAAGCCGTTCGAGGGCCGGGACGCGGTCGCGGTGCTGTTCGGGATCCTGTTCCGGACCTTCGAGGACTTCCGTTACGTCGGCGAGTACGCGACCCCCGACGGTGACGGCTCGGTGCTCCACTTCAAGACCCGGATCGGCGACCGCCAAGTCGACGGCATCGACATGATCCACACGCGCGATGACGGCCTCATCGATGAGTTCACCGTGATGGTGCGTCCGCTGTCGGCCT
Coding sequences within it:
- a CDS encoding nuclear transport factor 2 family protein, which gives rise to MSADAFRKAVESFDLDAALACLAPDIVFHSPVTFKPFEGRDAVAVLFGILFRTFEDFRYVGEYATPDGDGSVLHFKTRIGDRQVDGIDMIHTRDDGLIDEFTVMVRPLSASMALRDTVGEELGLKS